A window of the Poecile atricapillus isolate bPoeAtr1 chromosome 17, bPoeAtr1.hap1, whole genome shotgun sequence genome harbors these coding sequences:
- the BAIAP2 gene encoding brain-specific angiogenesis inhibitor 1-associated protein 2 isoform X2 — translation MVLPGPAGMARSEEVHRLTENVYKTIMEQFNPSLRNFISMGKTYEKALASMTYAAKGYFDALVKMGELASESQGSKELGDVLFQMAEVHRQIQNQLEEMLKSFHNELLTQLEQKVELDSRYLSAALKKYQTEQRSKGDSLDKCQAELKKLRKKSQGSKNPQKYSDKELQYIEAISNKQGELENYVSDGYKTALTEERRRFCFLVEKQCAVAKSAITYHAKGKEMLTQKLPLWQQSCSDPNKIPDRAIQLMQQMAASSNGTIMPSPLSTSKSNLIISDPIPGAKPLPVPPELAPFVGRMSAQEAMPVMNGVSGSDSDGYNHWSEMKPAQPKSLSPPQPQKQLSDSYSNTLPVRKNVPPKNSYASAENKTLPRSSSMAAGLERNGRTRVQAIFSHAAGDNSTLLSFKEGDLITLLVPEARDGWHYGESEKTKMRGWFPFSYTRVLDNDGSERVHTSLQQGKSSSTGNLLDKDDISIPPPDYGMASQAFPAQGGNTFKQRPYSVAVPAFSQGLDDYGTRSVSSGSGSLVSTV, via the exons ACAATCATGGAGCAGTTCAATCCCAGCCTCAGGAATTTCATTTCTATGGGGAAGACCTATGAAAAAGCCTTAGCAA GCATGACATACGCAGCAAAAGGGTACTTTGATGCTCTGGTGAAGATGGGAGAGCTGGCCAGTGAAAGCCAGGGATCGAAAGAATTGG GGGATGTGCTCTTCCAGATGGCAGAGGTGCACAGGCAGATCCAGAACCAGCTGGAGGAGATG ctcaAGTCGTTCCACAACGAGCTCCTGACGCAGCTGGAGCAGAAGGTGGAGCTGGACTCCCGGTACCTGAGT GCTGCACTGAAGAAGTACcagacagagcagaggagcaaGGGGGACTCCCTGGACAAATGCCAGGCAGAGCTGAAGAAACTTCGCAAGAAGAGCCAGGGCAGCAAGAACCCGCAGAAATACTCGGACAAGGAGCTGCAG TACATCGAAGCCATCAGCAACAAGCAAGGGGAGCTGGAAAACTACGTCTCTGATGGCTACAAGACCGCTCTGACGGAAGAGAGGAGACGGTTCTGCTTCCTGGTAGAGAAACAGTGCGCGGTGGCCAAGAGCGCCATCACCTACCACGCCAAG GGGAAGGAGATGCTGACGCAGAAGCTGCCGCTGTGGCAGCAATCCTGCTCGGATCCCAACAAGATCCCGGACCGCGCCATACAGCTGATGCAGCAGATGGCTGCCAGCAGCAATGGCACCATTATGCCCAGCCCTCTGTCCACATCCAAGTCCAACCTCATCATCTCTGACCCCATCCCCGGTGCCAAacctctccctgtccccccgGAGCTGGCACCTTTTGTAGGA CGCATGTCGGCACAGGAGGCAATGCCGGTGATGAACGGAGTGTCGGGCTCTGACAGCGACGGGTACAACCACTGGTCTGAGATGAAGCCAGCACAGCCCAAATCTTTATCTCCTCCCCAGCCTCAGAAGCAGCTGAGTGACTCTTACTCCAATACACTCCCAGTTCGCAAAAACGTGCCACCGAAAAACAGCTACGCCTCAG CTGAAAACAAGACACTGCCACGCTCCAGCTCCATGGCTGCGGGGCTCGAGAGGAACGGCCGGACGAGGGTGCAGGCGATTTTCTCCCACGCTGCTGGGGATAACAGCACCCTCCTGAGCTTCAAGGAGGGGGACCTCATCACTCTGCTGGTGCCCGAGGCCCGGGACGGCTGGCACTACGGGGAGAGCGAGAAAACCAAAAT GAGGGGCTGGTTTCCTTTCTCCTACACACGGGTCCTTGACAATGATGGCAGCGAGCGGGTCCACACCAG cctgcagcaagggaagagcagcagcactggcaacCTCCTGGACAAGGATGACATCTCCATCCCGCCGCCGGACTACGGCATGGCCTCCCAggccttcccggcacagggcGGCAACACCTTCAAGCAGCGGCCGTACAGCGTGGCCGTGCCCGCCTTCTCCCAG GGTCTCGATGACTACGGGACGAGGTCGGTCAGCAG CGGCAGTGGCAGTTTGGTATCAACGGTGTGA
- the BAIAP2 gene encoding brain-specific angiogenesis inhibitor 1-associated protein 2 isoform X6, with the protein MVLPGPAGMARSEEVHRLTENVYKTIMEQFNPSLRNFISMGKTYEKALASMTYAAKGYFDALVKMGELASESQGSKELGDVLFQMAEVHRQIQNQLEEMLKSFHNELLTQLEQKVELDSRYLSAALKKYQTEQRSKGDSLDKCQAELKKLRKKSQGSKNPQKYSDKELQYIEAISNKQGELENYVSDGYKTALTEERRRFCFLVEKQCAVAKSAITYHAKGKEMLTQKLPLWQQSCSDPNKIPDRAIQLMQQMAASSNGTIMPSPLSTSKSNLIISDPIPGAKPLPVPPELAPFVGRMSAQEAMPVMNGVSGSDSDGYNHWSEMKPAQPKSLSPPQPQKQLSDSYSNTLPVRKNVPPKNSYASAENKTLPRSSSMAAGLERNGRTRVQAIFSHAAGDNSTLLSFKEGDLITLLVPEARDGWHYGESEKTKMRGWFPFSYTRVLDNDGSERVHTSLQQGKSSSTGNLLDKDDISIPPPDYGMASQAFPAQGGNTFKQRPYSVAVPAFSQDYLMPYGCAIKDYSSGLCQAPSAHYKPYTRSTAGLDDYGTRSVSRNPFANVQLKPTVTNDRSAPLIS; encoded by the exons ACAATCATGGAGCAGTTCAATCCCAGCCTCAGGAATTTCATTTCTATGGGGAAGACCTATGAAAAAGCCTTAGCAA GCATGACATACGCAGCAAAAGGGTACTTTGATGCTCTGGTGAAGATGGGAGAGCTGGCCAGTGAAAGCCAGGGATCGAAAGAATTGG GGGATGTGCTCTTCCAGATGGCAGAGGTGCACAGGCAGATCCAGAACCAGCTGGAGGAGATG ctcaAGTCGTTCCACAACGAGCTCCTGACGCAGCTGGAGCAGAAGGTGGAGCTGGACTCCCGGTACCTGAGT GCTGCACTGAAGAAGTACcagacagagcagaggagcaaGGGGGACTCCCTGGACAAATGCCAGGCAGAGCTGAAGAAACTTCGCAAGAAGAGCCAGGGCAGCAAGAACCCGCAGAAATACTCGGACAAGGAGCTGCAG TACATCGAAGCCATCAGCAACAAGCAAGGGGAGCTGGAAAACTACGTCTCTGATGGCTACAAGACCGCTCTGACGGAAGAGAGGAGACGGTTCTGCTTCCTGGTAGAGAAACAGTGCGCGGTGGCCAAGAGCGCCATCACCTACCACGCCAAG GGGAAGGAGATGCTGACGCAGAAGCTGCCGCTGTGGCAGCAATCCTGCTCGGATCCCAACAAGATCCCGGACCGCGCCATACAGCTGATGCAGCAGATGGCTGCCAGCAGCAATGGCACCATTATGCCCAGCCCTCTGTCCACATCCAAGTCCAACCTCATCATCTCTGACCCCATCCCCGGTGCCAAacctctccctgtccccccgGAGCTGGCACCTTTTGTAGGA CGCATGTCGGCACAGGAGGCAATGCCGGTGATGAACGGAGTGTCGGGCTCTGACAGCGACGGGTACAACCACTGGTCTGAGATGAAGCCAGCACAGCCCAAATCTTTATCTCCTCCCCAGCCTCAGAAGCAGCTGAGTGACTCTTACTCCAATACACTCCCAGTTCGCAAAAACGTGCCACCGAAAAACAGCTACGCCTCAG CTGAAAACAAGACACTGCCACGCTCCAGCTCCATGGCTGCGGGGCTCGAGAGGAACGGCCGGACGAGGGTGCAGGCGATTTTCTCCCACGCTGCTGGGGATAACAGCACCCTCCTGAGCTTCAAGGAGGGGGACCTCATCACTCTGCTGGTGCCCGAGGCCCGGGACGGCTGGCACTACGGGGAGAGCGAGAAAACCAAAAT GAGGGGCTGGTTTCCTTTCTCCTACACACGGGTCCTTGACAATGATGGCAGCGAGCGGGTCCACACCAG cctgcagcaagggaagagcagcagcactggcaacCTCCTGGACAAGGATGACATCTCCATCCCGCCGCCGGACTACGGCATGGCCTCCCAggccttcccggcacagggcGGCAACACCTTCAAGCAGCGGCCGTACAGCGTGGCCGTGCCCGCCTTCTCCCAG GACTACCTAATGCCCTATGGGTGTGCAATTAAAGACTATTCCAGTGGCCTCTGCCAAGCACCCTCCGCTCACTACAAGCCTTACACTAGGTCGACAGCT GGTCTCGATGACTACGGGACGAGGTCGGTCAGCAG GAACCCCTTTGCCAATGTCCAGCTGAAGCCAACGGTGACGAACGACCGCTCTGCTCCGCTCATCAGCTGA
- the BAIAP2 gene encoding brain-specific angiogenesis inhibitor 1-associated protein 2 isoform X5: MVLPGPAGMARSEEVHRLTENVYKTIMEQFNPSLRNFISMGKTYEKALASMTYAAKGYFDALVKMGELASESQGSKELGDVLFQMAEVHRQIQNQLEEMLKSFHNELLTQLEQKVELDSRYLSAALKKYQTEQRSKGDSLDKCQAELKKLRKKSQGSKNPQKYSDKELQYIEAISNKQGELENYVSDGYKTALTEERRRFCFLVEKQCAVAKSAITYHAKGKEMLTQKLPLWQQSCSDPNKIPDRAIQLMQQMAASSNGTIMPSPLSTSKSNLIISDPIPGAKPLPVPPELAPFVGPQKQLSDSYSNTLPVRKNVPPKNSYASAENKTLPRSSSMAAGLERNGRTRVQAIFSHAAGDNSTLLSFKEGDLITLLVPEARDGWHYGESEKTKMRGWFPFSYTRVLDNDGSERVHTSLQQGKSSSTGNLLDKDDISIPPPDYGMASQAFPAQGGNTFKQRPYSVAVPAFSQGLDDYGTRSVSSGSGSLVSTV, translated from the exons ACAATCATGGAGCAGTTCAATCCCAGCCTCAGGAATTTCATTTCTATGGGGAAGACCTATGAAAAAGCCTTAGCAA GCATGACATACGCAGCAAAAGGGTACTTTGATGCTCTGGTGAAGATGGGAGAGCTGGCCAGTGAAAGCCAGGGATCGAAAGAATTGG GGGATGTGCTCTTCCAGATGGCAGAGGTGCACAGGCAGATCCAGAACCAGCTGGAGGAGATG ctcaAGTCGTTCCACAACGAGCTCCTGACGCAGCTGGAGCAGAAGGTGGAGCTGGACTCCCGGTACCTGAGT GCTGCACTGAAGAAGTACcagacagagcagaggagcaaGGGGGACTCCCTGGACAAATGCCAGGCAGAGCTGAAGAAACTTCGCAAGAAGAGCCAGGGCAGCAAGAACCCGCAGAAATACTCGGACAAGGAGCTGCAG TACATCGAAGCCATCAGCAACAAGCAAGGGGAGCTGGAAAACTACGTCTCTGATGGCTACAAGACCGCTCTGACGGAAGAGAGGAGACGGTTCTGCTTCCTGGTAGAGAAACAGTGCGCGGTGGCCAAGAGCGCCATCACCTACCACGCCAAG GGGAAGGAGATGCTGACGCAGAAGCTGCCGCTGTGGCAGCAATCCTGCTCGGATCCCAACAAGATCCCGGACCGCGCCATACAGCTGATGCAGCAGATGGCTGCCAGCAGCAATGGCACCATTATGCCCAGCCCTCTGTCCACATCCAAGTCCAACCTCATCATCTCTGACCCCATCCCCGGTGCCAAacctctccctgtccccccgGAGCTGGCACCTTTTGTAGGA CCTCAGAAGCAGCTGAGTGACTCTTACTCCAATACACTCCCAGTTCGCAAAAACGTGCCACCGAAAAACAGCTACGCCTCAG CTGAAAACAAGACACTGCCACGCTCCAGCTCCATGGCTGCGGGGCTCGAGAGGAACGGCCGGACGAGGGTGCAGGCGATTTTCTCCCACGCTGCTGGGGATAACAGCACCCTCCTGAGCTTCAAGGAGGGGGACCTCATCACTCTGCTGGTGCCCGAGGCCCGGGACGGCTGGCACTACGGGGAGAGCGAGAAAACCAAAAT GAGGGGCTGGTTTCCTTTCTCCTACACACGGGTCCTTGACAATGATGGCAGCGAGCGGGTCCACACCAG cctgcagcaagggaagagcagcagcactggcaacCTCCTGGACAAGGATGACATCTCCATCCCGCCGCCGGACTACGGCATGGCCTCCCAggccttcccggcacagggcGGCAACACCTTCAAGCAGCGGCCGTACAGCGTGGCCGTGCCCGCCTTCTCCCAG GGTCTCGATGACTACGGGACGAGGTCGGTCAGCAG CGGCAGTGGCAGTTTGGTATCAACGGTGTGA
- the BAIAP2 gene encoding brain-specific angiogenesis inhibitor 1-associated protein 2 isoform X4, producing the protein MVLPGPAGMARSEEVHRLTENVYKTIMEQFNPSLRNFISMGKTYEKALASMTYAAKGYFDALVKMGELASESQGSKELGDVLFQMAEVHRQIQNQLEEMLKSFHNELLTQLEQKVELDSRYLSAALKKYQTEQRSKGDSLDKCQAELKKLRKKSQGSKNPQKYSDKELQYIEAISNKQGELENYVSDGYKTALTEERRRFCFLVEKQCAVAKSAITYHAKGKEMLTQKLPLWQQSCSDPNKIPDRAIQLMQQMAASSNGTIMPSPLSTSKSNLIISDPIPGAKPLPVPPELAPFVGPQKQLSDSYSNTLPVRKNVPPKNSYASAENKTLPRSSSMAAGLERNGRTRVQAIFSHAAGDNSTLLSFKEGDLITLLVPEARDGWHYGESEKTKMRGWFPFSYTRVLDNDGSERVHTSLQQGKSSSTGNLLDKDDISIPPPDYGMASQAFPAQGGNTFKQRPYSVAVPAFSQGLDDYGTRSVSRNPFANVQLKPTVTNDRSAPLIS; encoded by the exons ACAATCATGGAGCAGTTCAATCCCAGCCTCAGGAATTTCATTTCTATGGGGAAGACCTATGAAAAAGCCTTAGCAA GCATGACATACGCAGCAAAAGGGTACTTTGATGCTCTGGTGAAGATGGGAGAGCTGGCCAGTGAAAGCCAGGGATCGAAAGAATTGG GGGATGTGCTCTTCCAGATGGCAGAGGTGCACAGGCAGATCCAGAACCAGCTGGAGGAGATG ctcaAGTCGTTCCACAACGAGCTCCTGACGCAGCTGGAGCAGAAGGTGGAGCTGGACTCCCGGTACCTGAGT GCTGCACTGAAGAAGTACcagacagagcagaggagcaaGGGGGACTCCCTGGACAAATGCCAGGCAGAGCTGAAGAAACTTCGCAAGAAGAGCCAGGGCAGCAAGAACCCGCAGAAATACTCGGACAAGGAGCTGCAG TACATCGAAGCCATCAGCAACAAGCAAGGGGAGCTGGAAAACTACGTCTCTGATGGCTACAAGACCGCTCTGACGGAAGAGAGGAGACGGTTCTGCTTCCTGGTAGAGAAACAGTGCGCGGTGGCCAAGAGCGCCATCACCTACCACGCCAAG GGGAAGGAGATGCTGACGCAGAAGCTGCCGCTGTGGCAGCAATCCTGCTCGGATCCCAACAAGATCCCGGACCGCGCCATACAGCTGATGCAGCAGATGGCTGCCAGCAGCAATGGCACCATTATGCCCAGCCCTCTGTCCACATCCAAGTCCAACCTCATCATCTCTGACCCCATCCCCGGTGCCAAacctctccctgtccccccgGAGCTGGCACCTTTTGTAGGA CCTCAGAAGCAGCTGAGTGACTCTTACTCCAATACACTCCCAGTTCGCAAAAACGTGCCACCGAAAAACAGCTACGCCTCAG CTGAAAACAAGACACTGCCACGCTCCAGCTCCATGGCTGCGGGGCTCGAGAGGAACGGCCGGACGAGGGTGCAGGCGATTTTCTCCCACGCTGCTGGGGATAACAGCACCCTCCTGAGCTTCAAGGAGGGGGACCTCATCACTCTGCTGGTGCCCGAGGCCCGGGACGGCTGGCACTACGGGGAGAGCGAGAAAACCAAAAT GAGGGGCTGGTTTCCTTTCTCCTACACACGGGTCCTTGACAATGATGGCAGCGAGCGGGTCCACACCAG cctgcagcaagggaagagcagcagcactggcaacCTCCTGGACAAGGATGACATCTCCATCCCGCCGCCGGACTACGGCATGGCCTCCCAggccttcccggcacagggcGGCAACACCTTCAAGCAGCGGCCGTACAGCGTGGCCGTGCCCGCCTTCTCCCAG GGTCTCGATGACTACGGGACGAGGTCGGTCAGCAG GAACCCCTTTGCCAATGTCCAGCTGAAGCCAACGGTGACGAACGACCGCTCTGCTCCGCTCATCAGCTGA
- the BAIAP2 gene encoding brain-specific angiogenesis inhibitor 1-associated protein 2 isoform X3 translates to MVLPGPAGMARSEEVHRLTENVYKTIMEQFNPSLRNFISMGKTYEKALASMTYAAKGYFDALVKMGELASESQGSKELGDVLFQMAEVHRQIQNQLEEMLKSFHNELLTQLEQKVELDSRYLSAALKKYQTEQRSKGDSLDKCQAELKKLRKKSQGSKNPQKYSDKELQYIEAISNKQGELENYVSDGYKTALTEERRRFCFLVEKQCAVAKSAITYHAKGKEMLTQKLPLWQQSCSDPNKIPDRAIQLMQQMAASSNGTIMPSPLSTSKSNLIISDPIPGAKPLPVPPELAPFVGRMSAQEAMPVMNGVSGSDSDGYNHWSEMKPAQPKSLSPPQPQKQLSDSYSNTLPVRKNVPPKNSYASAENKTLPRSSSMAAGLERNGRTRVQAIFSHAAGDNSTLLSFKEGDLITLLVPEARDGWHYGESEKTKMRGWFPFSYTRVLDNDGSERVHTSLQQGKSSSTGNLLDKDDISIPPPDYGMASQAFPAQGGNTFKQRPYSVAVPAFSQGLDDYGTRSVSSPDVEVARF, encoded by the exons ACAATCATGGAGCAGTTCAATCCCAGCCTCAGGAATTTCATTTCTATGGGGAAGACCTATGAAAAAGCCTTAGCAA GCATGACATACGCAGCAAAAGGGTACTTTGATGCTCTGGTGAAGATGGGAGAGCTGGCCAGTGAAAGCCAGGGATCGAAAGAATTGG GGGATGTGCTCTTCCAGATGGCAGAGGTGCACAGGCAGATCCAGAACCAGCTGGAGGAGATG ctcaAGTCGTTCCACAACGAGCTCCTGACGCAGCTGGAGCAGAAGGTGGAGCTGGACTCCCGGTACCTGAGT GCTGCACTGAAGAAGTACcagacagagcagaggagcaaGGGGGACTCCCTGGACAAATGCCAGGCAGAGCTGAAGAAACTTCGCAAGAAGAGCCAGGGCAGCAAGAACCCGCAGAAATACTCGGACAAGGAGCTGCAG TACATCGAAGCCATCAGCAACAAGCAAGGGGAGCTGGAAAACTACGTCTCTGATGGCTACAAGACCGCTCTGACGGAAGAGAGGAGACGGTTCTGCTTCCTGGTAGAGAAACAGTGCGCGGTGGCCAAGAGCGCCATCACCTACCACGCCAAG GGGAAGGAGATGCTGACGCAGAAGCTGCCGCTGTGGCAGCAATCCTGCTCGGATCCCAACAAGATCCCGGACCGCGCCATACAGCTGATGCAGCAGATGGCTGCCAGCAGCAATGGCACCATTATGCCCAGCCCTCTGTCCACATCCAAGTCCAACCTCATCATCTCTGACCCCATCCCCGGTGCCAAacctctccctgtccccccgGAGCTGGCACCTTTTGTAGGA CGCATGTCGGCACAGGAGGCAATGCCGGTGATGAACGGAGTGTCGGGCTCTGACAGCGACGGGTACAACCACTGGTCTGAGATGAAGCCAGCACAGCCCAAATCTTTATCTCCTCCCCAGCCTCAGAAGCAGCTGAGTGACTCTTACTCCAATACACTCCCAGTTCGCAAAAACGTGCCACCGAAAAACAGCTACGCCTCAG CTGAAAACAAGACACTGCCACGCTCCAGCTCCATGGCTGCGGGGCTCGAGAGGAACGGCCGGACGAGGGTGCAGGCGATTTTCTCCCACGCTGCTGGGGATAACAGCACCCTCCTGAGCTTCAAGGAGGGGGACCTCATCACTCTGCTGGTGCCCGAGGCCCGGGACGGCTGGCACTACGGGGAGAGCGAGAAAACCAAAAT GAGGGGCTGGTTTCCTTTCTCCTACACACGGGTCCTTGACAATGATGGCAGCGAGCGGGTCCACACCAG cctgcagcaagggaagagcagcagcactggcaacCTCCTGGACAAGGATGACATCTCCATCCCGCCGCCGGACTACGGCATGGCCTCCCAggccttcccggcacagggcGGCAACACCTTCAAGCAGCGGCCGTACAGCGTGGCCGTGCCCGCCTTCTCCCAG GGTCTCGATGACTACGGGACGAGGTCGGTCAGCAG CCCCGATGTTGAAGTGGCCAGGTTTTGA
- the BAIAP2 gene encoding brain-specific angiogenesis inhibitor 1-associated protein 2 isoform X1 yields MVLPGPAGMARSEEVHRLTENVYKTIMEQFNPSLRNFISMGKTYEKALASMTYAAKGYFDALVKMGELASESQGSKELGDVLFQMAEVHRQIQNQLEEMLKSFHNELLTQLEQKVELDSRYLSAALKKYQTEQRSKGDSLDKCQAELKKLRKKSQGSKNPQKYSDKELQYIEAISNKQGELENYVSDGYKTALTEERRRFCFLVEKQCAVAKSAITYHAKGKEMLTQKLPLWQQSCSDPNKIPDRAIQLMQQMAASSNGTIMPSPLSTSKSNLIISDPIPGAKPLPVPPELAPFVGRMSAQEAMPVMNGVSGSDSDGYNHWSEMKPAQPKSLSPPQPQKQLSDSYSNTLPVRKNVPPKNSYASAENKTLPRSSSMAAGLERNGRTRVQAIFSHAAGDNSTLLSFKEGDLITLLVPEARDGWHYGESEKTKMRGWFPFSYTRVLDNDGSERVHTSLQQGKSSSTGNLLDKDDISIPPPDYGMASQAFPAQGGNTFKQRPYSVAVPAFSQGLDDYGTRSVSRNPFANVQLKPTVTNDRSAPLIS; encoded by the exons ACAATCATGGAGCAGTTCAATCCCAGCCTCAGGAATTTCATTTCTATGGGGAAGACCTATGAAAAAGCCTTAGCAA GCATGACATACGCAGCAAAAGGGTACTTTGATGCTCTGGTGAAGATGGGAGAGCTGGCCAGTGAAAGCCAGGGATCGAAAGAATTGG GGGATGTGCTCTTCCAGATGGCAGAGGTGCACAGGCAGATCCAGAACCAGCTGGAGGAGATG ctcaAGTCGTTCCACAACGAGCTCCTGACGCAGCTGGAGCAGAAGGTGGAGCTGGACTCCCGGTACCTGAGT GCTGCACTGAAGAAGTACcagacagagcagaggagcaaGGGGGACTCCCTGGACAAATGCCAGGCAGAGCTGAAGAAACTTCGCAAGAAGAGCCAGGGCAGCAAGAACCCGCAGAAATACTCGGACAAGGAGCTGCAG TACATCGAAGCCATCAGCAACAAGCAAGGGGAGCTGGAAAACTACGTCTCTGATGGCTACAAGACCGCTCTGACGGAAGAGAGGAGACGGTTCTGCTTCCTGGTAGAGAAACAGTGCGCGGTGGCCAAGAGCGCCATCACCTACCACGCCAAG GGGAAGGAGATGCTGACGCAGAAGCTGCCGCTGTGGCAGCAATCCTGCTCGGATCCCAACAAGATCCCGGACCGCGCCATACAGCTGATGCAGCAGATGGCTGCCAGCAGCAATGGCACCATTATGCCCAGCCCTCTGTCCACATCCAAGTCCAACCTCATCATCTCTGACCCCATCCCCGGTGCCAAacctctccctgtccccccgGAGCTGGCACCTTTTGTAGGA CGCATGTCGGCACAGGAGGCAATGCCGGTGATGAACGGAGTGTCGGGCTCTGACAGCGACGGGTACAACCACTGGTCTGAGATGAAGCCAGCACAGCCCAAATCTTTATCTCCTCCCCAGCCTCAGAAGCAGCTGAGTGACTCTTACTCCAATACACTCCCAGTTCGCAAAAACGTGCCACCGAAAAACAGCTACGCCTCAG CTGAAAACAAGACACTGCCACGCTCCAGCTCCATGGCTGCGGGGCTCGAGAGGAACGGCCGGACGAGGGTGCAGGCGATTTTCTCCCACGCTGCTGGGGATAACAGCACCCTCCTGAGCTTCAAGGAGGGGGACCTCATCACTCTGCTGGTGCCCGAGGCCCGGGACGGCTGGCACTACGGGGAGAGCGAGAAAACCAAAAT GAGGGGCTGGTTTCCTTTCTCCTACACACGGGTCCTTGACAATGATGGCAGCGAGCGGGTCCACACCAG cctgcagcaagggaagagcagcagcactggcaacCTCCTGGACAAGGATGACATCTCCATCCCGCCGCCGGACTACGGCATGGCCTCCCAggccttcccggcacagggcGGCAACACCTTCAAGCAGCGGCCGTACAGCGTGGCCGTGCCCGCCTTCTCCCAG GGTCTCGATGACTACGGGACGAGGTCGGTCAGCAG GAACCCCTTTGCCAATGTCCAGCTGAAGCCAACGGTGACGAACGACCGCTCTGCTCCGCTCATCAGCTGA